One genomic window of Anaerolineae bacterium includes the following:
- a CDS encoding Phosphate regulon transcriptional regulatory protein PhoB (SphR), which translates to MKKKIVYIEDEPEMIDLVRLILGRKGYEVLGANGGREGMRAILSEQPDLVLLDLMMPDMDGWDVYHQLRADERTRSLPVIVITARAQNIDRVLGLEIAKVDDYLSKPFTPQELLDSVAKVLAEES; encoded by the coding sequence ATGAAGAAAAAGATCGTCTATATCGAAGATGAGCCAGAGATGATCGATTTGGTGCGCCTGATCCTCGGTCGCAAAGGCTATGAAGTGCTTGGCGCCAATGGCGGACGAGAAGGCATGCGGGCTATCTTATCTGAGCAGCCAGATTTGGTTTTACTGGACCTGATGATGCCGGATATGGATGGCTGGGATGTCTATCATCAGTTGCGCGCTGATGAACGCACCAGGTCTTTACCGGTGATCGTCATAACGGCACGGGCGCAGAACATCGACCGCGTTTTGGGATTGGAAATTGCTAAGGTGGACGATTATCTTTCCAAGCCCTTTACTCCCCAGGAGCTTCTGGATAGCGTGGCAAAAGTTCTGGCTGAAGAAAGCTAG
- a CDS encoding Translation elongation factor P encodes MIDVNDLRKGVTFELDGNLYKVLEYEHHKPGRGKATIRVKARDLRSGATLEKTFISGDRVQDVRLDYHNVQFLYFDGSLYHFMDTETFDQPAIPAEVIGENAGYLKEGLELKLTFYNGEPIDIELPVTVDMVVTEAEVAVRGDTATGVTKRVTTETGLQVQVPNFVEVGDTIRIDTRNGSYVTRV; translated from the coding sequence ATGATCGATGTAAACGACTTGCGCAAAGGGGTTACCTTCGAACTTGACGGGAACCTGTACAAAGTTCTCGAATACGAACATCATAAACCTGGCCGTGGCAAAGCTACCATCCGGGTTAAAGCTCGCGATTTGCGTAGCGGGGCAACGCTGGAAAAGACTTTTATTTCAGGCGACCGGGTGCAGGATGTTCGTCTGGACTACCATAACGTCCAATTTCTGTATTTTGATGGTAGTCTATATCACTTCATGGATACAGAAACTTTCGACCAACCAGCAATTCCTGCTGAAGTGATCGGCGAAAATGCCGGCTATCTGAAAGAAGGGCTTGAGCTAAAACTCACCTTTTACAACGGCGAACCGATTGACATTGAGTTACCGGTTACCGTGGATATGGTGGTAACTGAAGCCGAGGTAGCCGTGCGGGGTGATACCGCTACAGGGGTCACCAAGCGAGTGACCACCGAGACCGGCTTGCAAGTGCAAGTGCCGAATTTTGTCGAGGTGGGCGACACGATCCGCATTGACACTCGCAACGGTTCTTATGTAACCCGCGTCTGA